In Primulina huaijiensis isolate GDHJ02 chromosome 6, ASM1229523v2, whole genome shotgun sequence, a single window of DNA contains:
- the LOC140979736 gene encoding aluminum-activated malate transporter 2-like produces MKMVSENQENVGFTKNTWNSVKGLINKLVNAVIYAAKEAKKLAEDDPRRVVHSFKVGLAIILVSLFYYFDDPIYDGFGVSAMWAVITVVVVFEFSVGATLGKVVNRGIATLLGGALGVGAHRLACFSGDKVEPIFLGLSVLLIAAMVTFMRFHPKLKPRYDYGLMIFILTVSLICVSGYRDDEVLNIAYIRLSTVLIGGAASVFICAFIRPIWAGEDLHNLTATNIEKLGIFLEGFAGEYFKSLERKDQEKTSLAEYKSVLNSKGTEESLVNFAKWEPRHGKFRYRQPWGQYLKIGAVTRECAYRIEALSDYLNSEMQTPMEIRAKIQELCTKMSAECSCALIELSAAIKKMTRATPADAHISNAKDASKNLKSLFKTKLWPDSDLVDIIPAATVASLLIEIVCCTSQIADSVHELASLSKYKCPNDAMRQSHIGKEKILPTSSMEVSHNFSITVE; encoded by the exons ATGAAAATGGTCtctgaaaatcaagaaaacgttGGATTTACAAAAAATACATGGAATTCGGTAAAGGGTTTGATAAATAAGCTCGTTAATGCTGTGATCTATGCCGCGAAAGAAGCCAAGAAACTGGCGGAGGACGATCCCAGAAGGGTCGTTCACTCATTTAAAGTGGGATTGGCAATAATTTTagtatctttattttattattttgatgatCCAATATACGATGGCTTCGGTGTTTCTGCAATGTGGGCAGTCATAACTGTTGTTGTTGTCTTCGAATTTTCAGTAG GAGCAACACTTGGAAAAGTGGTGAACAGAGGGATTGCAACACTTCTAGGTGGCGCATTAGGGGTGGGAGCACATAGATTAGCATGTTTTTCAGGGGACAAAGTAGAGCCTATTTTCCTAGGTCTCTCTGTCTTATTGATAG CTGCTATGGTGACATTTATGAGATTTCATCCTAAGTTGAAGCCAAGATATGATTACGGGCTAATGATTTTCATCCTCACAGTCAGTCTGATATGTGTTTCGGGATACCGGGACGATGAAGTATTAAATATAGCATATATTAGGCTATCCACGGTGTTGATTGGTGGTGCTGCTTCAGTTTTCATCTGTGCATTTATAAGGCCAATTTGGGCTGGTGAAGATCTCCATAATCTCACTGCTACTAATATTGAAAAGCTTGGGATTTTCTTGGAAG GTTTTGCAGGTGAATACTTCAAGTCGTTGGAAAGAAAGGATCAAGAGAAGACATCACTTGCTGAGTATAAGTCTGTTCTGAATTCTAAAGGCACTGAAGAATCATTG GTAAATTTTGCAAAATGGGAGCCGAGGCATGGTAAATTTAGATACCGCCAACCATGGGGCCAATACCTGAAGATTGGTGCAGTTACACGAGAATGTGCATACCGAATCGAAGCATTAAGTGACTATCTGAACTCAGAGATGCAG ACGCCAATGGAAATCCGAGCAAAGATACAGGAATTGTGCACGAAAATGAGCGCAGAATGTAGTTGTGCTCTAATAGAATTATCAGCTGCAATCAAGAAAATGACTCGGGCAACTCCAGCTGATGCACACATATCTAATGCGAAAGATGCGTCCAAGAATTTGAAATCTTTATTCAAAACCAAACTTTGGCCTGACTCAGATCTTGTTGACATAATCCCTGCAGCAACTGTTGCTTCACTACTCATAGAAATCGTCTGTTGCACGTCCCAGATCGCGGATTCGGTGCACGAGCTTGCTTCTTTGTCAAAATACAAGTGCCCTAATGATGCAATGAGGCAGAGTCACATTGGGAAGGAGAAAATTTTACCCACTTCTAGTATGGAAGTATCCCATAATTTTAGCATTACAGTTGAGTGA
- the LOC140979107 gene encoding aluminum-activated malate transporter 2-like, whose protein sequence is MHATMEMEPGNKKNPSFFQIGLLWIKGFSGKPSVQIEIFLAKAKEMANEDPRKVIHSMKVGLTITLVSLFCYFQPFYSKDFEVLSSMWTLMTVVAVFEFSVGATLGKILNRGLGTLIACGLGVAAHHLADFTGKTYEPITIGTLVFIQAVATTYARFFPEVKARYDYGATIFMATFCLVSVSGFEKDEMVKWVQDRLVSVVIGATICVMVSIIVFPVWAGEDLHRLVARDMENLGNFMEDFEAKCFPTSTEGDTTNEESLYSGLSNVLDSKTNLETLDTQKVRATFQEACSFLYLECGKALKELAWSIDAMTKSPSPNHHVTNLIIASENMKYLLKSDFCEGWTNSPQMILIVGVASLLTDIVSSVKTIDEAVSKLGSLATFEGKGINENSHMKDCECLKHGHEIPHYVVSINSKQEG, encoded by the exons ATGCATGCAACAATGGAAATGGAACCAGGAAACAAGAAAAACCCAAGCTTTTTCCAGATTGGATTGCTATGGATCAAGGGTTTTTCAGGGAAACCATCGgtacaaattgaaatttttttggcGAAAGCGAAAGAGATGGCCAACGAAGATCCAAGAAAAGTGATCCATTCAATGAAAGTTGGGTTGACAATCACTTTGGTTTCTTTATTTTGCTATTTCCAGCCTTTTTATAGCAAAGATTTTGAAGTACTTTCTTCAATGTGGACTTTGATGACTGTTGTTGCCGTTTTTGAATTCTCTGTTG GAGCAACACttggaaaaattttaaacagagGTTTGGGTACACTAATAGCATGTGGGCTAGGTGTTGCAGCACATCACTTGGCTGACTTTACTGGAAAAACATATGAGCCCATAACTATTGGAACCCTAGTCTTCATACAAG CTGTAGCAACGACGTATGCACGGTTTTTTCCAGAAGTGAAGGCTAGATACGATTATGGGGCGACGATATTCATGGCGACATTTTGTCTAGTATCTGTATCTGGTTTCGAGAAGGATGAGATGGTTAAATGGGTTCAAGATAGGCTAGTTAGTGTGGTCATCGGTGCAACCATTTGTGTGATGGTGTCTATAATTGTGTTTCCTGTCTGGGCTGGTGAAGATCTTCACAGACTTGTTGCTCGAGATATGGAAAATCTTGGAAATTTCATGGAAG ATTTTGAAGCCAAGTGTTTCCCAACATCAACGGAGGGAGATACAACAAATGAAGAATCACTTTATTCTGGCCTGAGCAATGTTCTTGATTCGAAAACCAATTTAGAAACCCTG GATACACAAAAAGTACGAGCTACCTTTCAAGAGGCATGTTCATTTCTATATTTAGAGTGTGGAAAGGCTCTAAAAGAACTAGCATGGAGCATTGATGCAATGACCAAATCACCCTCTCCCAACCACCATGTCACAAACCTAATAATCGCGTCCGAGAACATGAAATACTTACTAAAATCTGATTTTTGCGAAGGATGGACGAATTCACCGCAAATGATACTGATTGTTGGAGTTGCATCGTTGCTGACAGATATCGTTTCAAGCGTGAAAACTATCGACGAAGCTGTCAGCAAGCTTGGCTCGCTAGCAACATTCGAGGGGAAGGGCATAAATGAAAATTCACATATGAAAGATTGCGAATGTCTGAAGCATGGTCATGAAATCCCACATTATGTAGTTTCAATTAATTCGAAGCAAGAAGGCTGA